Below is a window of Ralstonia pickettii DNA.
GCCGCCCATGCCCGGGCTCGATCAGGTGCCGTTTCTGACCAACTCCACCATGATGGACGTGGATTTCCTGCCCGAGCACCTTGTTGTGATTGGCGGGAGCTACGTCGGGCTGGAGTTCGGCCAGATGTTTCGCCGCTTTGGATCGCGCGTGACAATCGTCGAGAAAGGGCCGCGCCTGATCGCGCGCGAAGACGAAGACGTATCGCAGGCGGTGCGCGAGATTTTGGAAGCCGAGGGCATCGACGTGCAGCTCAATGCTGACTGCCTGAGCGTGCGGCGTGACGGCGCCGGTGTCGTGGTCGGCCTGGAGTGCGGCAGCGGCGCGCGCGAGGTATCCGGCTCGCATCTGCTGCTGGCCGTCGGGCGCGTGCCCAATACCGACGATCTCGGCCTCGACAAGGCCGGGGTGGAAATGGACAAGCGCGGCAATATCCGCGTGGACGAACAGTTGCGCACCAATGTTCCCGGCATCTGGGCCCTGGGCGATTGCAACGGCCGGGGCGCCTTCACGCACACGGCTTACAACGACTACGAAATCGTGGCGGCCAATCTGCTCGACGACGACGCGCGCACGGTGTCGGACCGCATCCAGGCGTACGCCATGTACATCGACCCGCCACTTGCGCGTGTCGGCATGTCGCTGTCGGAAGCGAAGCAATCGGGGCACACGCTGCTGGTCGGCAACCGCCCGATGACGCGTGTCGGCCGCGCGGTAGAGAAGGGCGAGAGCCAGGGCTTCATGCGCGTGGTGGTCGACGCGCAGACGCACGAAATCCTGGGCGCGTCGATTCTCGGTGTGGGCGGCGATGAGGCGGTGCATTCGCTCCTCGACGTGATGTATGCCAAGGCGCCGTACACCACTATCAGCCGCGCCATGCACATTCACCCCACGGTGTCGGAACTGATTCCCACGTTGCTGCAGGGCATGGAGCCTGTGCAGTAACGTCGCGCATGGCGCACGAAAAACGAAGGGCGCCTTGCGGCGCCCCCAACATCAACCTGCTGTGCGTGCCGCTCAGGGCACGATCGAGAGAAACAGGTACGCCGCAAAGATTGCCAGATGCACGACGCCTTGCAGGATGGTTGTGCGGCCCTTGCCCAGCGTGAGCGACGACACGATCAGCGTCAGGAACAGCAGCACCATTTCCTTCGGGCCCAGACCCAGTTCGAGCGGTCGGCCGATCCAGATGAACACGGCGGCCACGGTCGGTATGGTCAGGCCGATACTCGCCAGCGCCGAGCCCAGCGCGAGGTTCAGGCTTGTCTGGATGCGGTCTGCATTGGCGGCGCGCAGGGCGGCCAGGCATTCGGGCAACAGCACCAGCGCGGCGATGACAATGCCGACGGTGGCCGGCGGCGCGCCTGCATTCAGGATGGCCGCTTCCACCGATGGCGACAGCACCTTCGCCAGACCGACGACAGCCACCAGCGACACCATCAGCAATACCCCGCTGAGCGCCGCCACGCGTGCGGGCGGCGGTGGGGCGTGCGTGTCTTCGTTGGCGCTGTCGACGAGGAAGTAATCGCGGTGGCGGATGGTCTGCACGATGACGAAGCAGCCGTACAGCACCAGCGATGTCACCCCGGCAAATGCCAGCTGCGACGACGTCATGACCGGCCCCGGCGTTGAACTCGTGTAATTGGGCAGCACCATGGTCAGTGTGACGAGCGCAGCCAGCACGGCCAGCGCCGCGGTGGCGCCCGGCGCCTGGAAGGCTTGCTCACGGTGACGCAGGCCGCCCACGAACAGGCATACGCCTACGATCCCGTTGCAGATGAGCATGACGGCGGCAAACACCGTGTCGCGTGCCAATCCCGCTTTCTCTGGCCCGGAAGAGAGCATCACCGACACGATCAGCGCGACTTCGATCACCGTCACGGCGATTGCCAGGACGAGCGTGCCGAAGGGCTCGCCCACCTTGTGCGCGACGACTTCGGCATGGTGGACGGCGGCGAAGACGGCACCGGCCAGCGCAAGCGCCATCAGCGCGATCAGCCAGCCCGGGGGCGTCATGAACGAGCCGCCCACCAGCACCACCCAGGCCAGCAGCGGCGCGGCGATTGTCCAAGGGGGCAGCTTGTTGGAAGAAAGGGCCACGGGGTTCTCCTTGTTGTTGCATCAACGCCGGCATGCGGCGAAGGGGGATGCGGTGTGGCCCGAATATAAAGCATGTGCGGAGCCTCAGCCCGCACATATCGCGTAACTCATACCAGCGCCATCACGGGGCGACGGCCGTGGCCGACACCTCCTGGCTCCAGTAGGTCGGCAGCGCGCCATACGGGTTCGGCAGCGTCTTGTTCGTGATGAAGACGGCGGCAGCGCCCTTGCCTGACGCGTTGCGAACGAACGTTTGCATCTGCGCGGCCGACGCCGCGTAGACGATGTGCGCAAACCGGGCCGTCGGATAGCCCGCCTGCCACGCCAGCGGTGCATAGCTGGCGTAGTGCCGGGCGCTGTCTTCGAAAACGACGAGCTGATCTGCCACCGGCAGGCTGGCATAGATCTCCGGCACATTGGTGCCGGGGTTGCCCGTGACTGTGTAGTTGGGCGACAACCCTTTGATGTAGTTGTAGACCGACTGGTAGAACTGGACGTGCGCGGTTGTGCTGTCGGCCGTCATCTCGTCGATGAAGAAGCCGTCGACCTGGTACAGCGCCTGATAGGTGTTGATGTCCTGCACCACGGCCGACAACGGCCGGTTTGCGTACGAGCTGGAGACGTACCCGATCACCTTGCCGCCTGCGGCACGCACTTTGGCGACGGCGGCCACATAGTTGGCATCCTGCGTGGTGCCAGGACCGCTGTCCGGGTTGAGGATGACCGTGGTCGGTACCGAGGCTGCTGCGGTGGCCAGTGCAGTCCATTGCGTGGCCCCGCTGCCCGACGGATAAATGTAGGACGGCACCAGCAGCCCTTCAGCGCGCGCATGCGATGCGCCCATCAGCGCGCCGGACACCAGAGCGAATGCTGCATAGGCGGCGCGAGCGAGCGTGCGCTTTGCGCTGCCCGTTTGCGATGCCACGGCCACGGTGGCGGATGCGGGCGAACGCCCTCGCGTTTGTATCGATTTCATGATGTGCCCTCGACCACGCCATTCTGTGCGTGTGTCATCAGGCCCGCTCCCGGTGCGGGTTGGCGGGCAACTGGCTGACTTCGTTCAGCGAAGTCCCTATAGCTTTGCGTCGCCGGATCACTCCGGTTTTGCCCAGACCTCTGGGTGAGAACCCATTGGAAAGAGACTCTACCGGGGCTGCGCCGGCCCGGCAAACGGAGATTGCGCAAAAGGACCTGGCAGCCATGCGAAGCGTTGTCGGCAGCCCACGTTGCGCATTGCCACGGCTATCCACCATCGCCTCGCTCGCCGGCAAACGCGCCATGCTGATCGTTACCACGGGCGGTTGGGAGTCGCACTACAGACCGCGCGGCATCAATGGCCCGATCGACGACATCTTGTTCCCGATCCTGCACGGCTTCCGTATTTCCCCGCTTTCGATGTGGTGCCGCCGTTCGTGAGCTACCGCACCGGACGCATGGACGAGGCACGCTTTGCGCGGATCACGCGGGCGCTGGCCGAGCGACTGGACGCCTTGTTCACCACTGCGCCGATCCCCTTCCGCCGGCAGAATGCGGGTGATTGCGAGATTCCGGCGCTCACGTTGCGGGATGGAATCGCACCCGGGAAATCAGGCTTCGCTGCGCATCTTGCGTAGACCCCTGCGTGACGACGGGCGCTACAATTCGAGCTTCACTTCCGGCGGCGCGCTGTAGCGGATACAGCGCGCCGCCGCGTTTGTTTCTCGTCCCCCCTTTCTTGTCGGCATGGCGTCTCACGCGGTTCTCACGGCTCTGGCCAATGTGCTGCTCGGCATGGGCCTTGGCGTTGCAGGCGGTTTGCTCGGCATTGGCGGCGGGCTGATCGCCATTCCTGTGCTCGGCTATCTGTATGGAATGGACCAGCACCTGGCTCAGGGCACTGCGCTGGTGATGATTGCGCCCAATGTGCTGATCGGCTTCTGGCGCTATCACCAGCGGCATCCGGTGCATCTGCGCTCCGTTGCGCTGATCTGCGTGTTCTCGATGGCGGCGACCTACGTTGCCGCACGTTTTGCAGCGGGCCTCGATGCCCATCTGCTGCATACGGCGTTTGCGGTATTTCTGATCGTGCTGGCGCTGTACTTTGCCTCGCAGCTCAAAGCGAAGCCGCATGCCGGTGATACGGCGCACGCTGCTCCACGTGCCATGCCGGCCGCTGCCCTGCCATTGATGGGCGTCGCCAGCGGAGCGATGTCGGGCATCTTCACGGTGGGCGGTGGGCTGGTGGTGGTGCCGGCGCTGGTGACGTTCTTCGGAATGCCGCAGACGCGTGCCCAGGGCATGGCGCTCGCGCTGGTGGTGCCGGGCTCGTTGATCGCACTTGCCACGTATGCGCATGCCGGCCATGTGGATTGGGGAACGGGCATCCCGCTGGCAGCCGGT
It encodes the following:
- a CDS encoding FAD-containing oxidoreductase, translating into MTQRFDAIIIGTGQAGPPLAARLSGAGMKVAIIERGRFGGTCVNTGCIPTKAMVASAYAARMVQRAAEYGVVINGGVSVDMQRVKARKDDISGRSSHGVEQWVRGLEHGTVFQGHARFESARTVRVGDELLEAERIFINVGGRALVPPMPGLDQVPFLTNSTMMDVDFLPEHLVVIGGSYVGLEFGQMFRRFGSRVTIVEKGPRLIAREDEDVSQAVREILEAEGIDVQLNADCLSVRRDGAGVVVGLECGSGAREVSGSHLLLAVGRVPNTDDLGLDKAGVEMDKRGNIRVDEQLRTNVPGIWALGDCNGRGAFTHTAYNDYEIVAANLLDDDARTVSDRIQAYAMYIDPPLARVGMSLSEAKQSGHTLLVGNRPMTRVGRAVEKGESQGFMRVVVDAQTHEILGASILGVGGDEAVHSLLDVMYAKAPYTTISRAMHIHPTVSELIPTLLQGMEPVQ
- a CDS encoding calcium:proton antiporter, with the protein product MALSSNKLPPWTIAAPLLAWVVLVGGSFMTPPGWLIALMALALAGAVFAAVHHAEVVAHKVGEPFGTLVLAIAVTVIEVALIVSVMLSSGPEKAGLARDTVFAAVMLICNGIVGVCLFVGGLRHREQAFQAPGATAALAVLAALVTLTMVLPNYTSSTPGPVMTSSQLAFAGVTSLVLYGCFVIVQTIRHRDYFLVDSANEDTHAPPPPARVAALSGVLLMVSLVAVVGLAKVLSPSVEAAILNAGAPPATVGIVIAALVLLPECLAALRAANADRIQTSLNLALGSALASIGLTIPTVAAVFIWIGRPLELGLGPKEMVLLFLTLIVSSLTLGKGRTTILQGVVHLAIFAAYLFLSIVP
- a CDS encoding spherulation-specific family 4 protein, which codes for MKSIQTRGRSPASATVAVASQTGSAKRTLARAAYAAFALVSGALMGASHARAEGLLVPSYIYPSGSGATQWTALATAAASVPTTVILNPDSGPGTTQDANYVAAVAKVRAAGGKVIGYVSSSYANRPLSAVVQDINTYQALYQVDGFFIDEMTADSTTAHVQFYQSVYNYIKGLSPNYTVTGNPGTNVPEIYASLPVADQLVVFEDSARHYASYAPLAWQAGYPTARFAHIVYAASAAQMQTFVRNASGKGAAAVFITNKTLPNPYGALPTYWSQEVSATAVAP
- a CDS encoding sulfite exporter TauE/SafE family protein, producing the protein MASHAVLTALANVLLGMGLGVAGGLLGIGGGLIAIPVLGYLYGMDQHLAQGTALVMIAPNVLIGFWRYHQRHPVHLRSVALICVFSMAATYVAARFAAGLDAHLLHTAFAVFLIVLALYFASQLKAKPHAGDTAHAAPRAMPAAALPLMGVASGAMSGIFTVGGGLVVVPALVTFFGMPQTRAQGMALALVVPGSLIALATYAHAGHVDWGTGIPLAAGGIASVSWGVALAYRFSARRLRLAFCTVLLGTALMMLLVKPA